In Sorghum bicolor cultivar BTx623 chromosome 10, Sorghum_bicolor_NCBIv3, whole genome shotgun sequence, one genomic interval encodes:
- the LOC8061605 gene encoding BTB/POZ domain-containing protein At1g04390 yields the protein MRPAFSASKPSPPGREKGRRKAASAAEQLLTGQALPQRTRLHDALALGLTKSDGQGAKKWQSSDAGVQSHVLKSVGAFVGCLSNELLKLSVIKESISDILVALEGILKTKNVSVLIQAADVSSKFVSTLGNSVRQYPVFELVSSLSCHLSANQLRIAVPCATALTCILNNLTIARASTQAEIWEALEKTNAVASVISALQNYTDDIHPLNYLTEMISLLRSILWIWPSSRYHVWSNHNLMEKLAYYCLSAETAVSTKVLKLYAALALCGNGAMVLLKNEELITKIGVLMGKSHPTVTRIEALKLCQVFLRSSRGCDQLMTAHCQPIVQGITSAMSEIDEKTLVREGCQTALLALRYSGNHHRCFWFNAVDEVLYKVLSGSCSSSHHGKLFNLDSKDTMNIHPYVWDILGYLAVHCDNEQLSVGKRRNSFLQGLISCACSLALDLTLKNSPMKLSKEEHEPALRAVLMMLLSPSQFIFSEASSKFLEALLPLGNEYMNILMSSLESNVTRNLTASFDCIKIMTNLMNIACLLIVQSNHSLNKRSAVDVLSSIIKECLHDHLYITRSNFASHLQFCFDGSSCCHLSEEWEGENIVFFYGLVVLFNLLKSDSFICFHCKRKKDGGIVCHECRDYYTEGLVGVLNHALCQNMSPGPKSYIAHILSLFGLCGFPSKLGGNMRNALCDNELVDLELLLADGESLSAHVAILSARCPRLLPSEKSSVHDGSVINWGKGSCYHVRMSDRVDSHALKKILEYAYTGLVTVDDAIVKPVKTLAKYCHLRSLHLMLQKEQPRWHSCPIYDLTAALEPARHLFSDIILEAQSNDKMECHHGSCQLSTPHIHSHKIVLSVSCDYLRALFQSGMNESFAEVIRVPIGWEALRILVQWFYSGELPRVPPDCRWKTMSTEEKLSLLKSYAELSSLADFWFLDGVKEESLEVLTSCLNSSTNASLEFIGFAANLGQWELVEAAISSVAHLYPKLRDSGRLEQLDEDVLNMLRAEYVRYSQRCNGRN from the exons ATGCGACCGGCCTTCTCCGCCTCCAAGCCGTCGCCGCCCGGGAGGGAGAAGGGCAGGAGGAAGGCGGCCTCCGCGGCCGAACAGCTGCTCACCGGCCAGGCCCTCCCCCAACGCACCCGCCTCCACGACGCACTCGCCCTCGGCCTCACCAA GTCTGATGGCCAGGGTGCTAAAAAATGGCAGTCTTCTGATGCTGGAGTACAGTCTCACGTGCTCAAATCGGTGGGTGCATTTGTCGGTTGTCTTTCAAATGAACTGCTGAAACTTTCTGTTATAAAG GAGTCAATTTCAGATATACTTGTAGCTCTGGAAGGCATTCTTAAGACAAAGAACGTTTCAGTTCTGATCCAAGCAGCTGACGTGAGCTCAAAGTTTGTCTCCACTTTAGGAAATTCTGTTCGCCAATACCCAGTTTTTGAGTTGGTTTCGTCCCTCTCATGCCATTTGTCTGCTAACCAGCTACGTATTGCTGTACCATGTGCGACTGCACTGACCTGTATATTGAACAACTTAACTATAGCGAGAGCTTCAACTCAGGCAGAAATTTGGGAGGCTCTGGAGAAAACAAATGCGGTTGCAAGTGTTATTTCAGCTCTACAGAATTACACTGATGATATTCATCCCCTGAACTATCTGACAGAGATGATATCTCTGCTAAGAAGTATACTGTGGATTTGGCCTTCCTCGAGATACCATGTATGGAGCAACCACAACTTGATGGAAAAACTAGCATATTACTGTCTTAGTGCTGAAACAGCAGTTTCTACAAAAGTTCTGAAGCTATATGCTGCTTTAG CTTTATGTGGCAATGGAGCGATGGTCCTTCTTAAGAATGAAGAGTTGATCACTAAGATTGGTGTCCTTATGGGAAAATCTCATCCTACTGTTACTAGGATTGAAGCATTGAAGCTCTGCCAGGTTTTTCTG AGATCTTCAAGGGGCTGCGATCAGTTGATGACTGCGCATTGTCAGCCTATTGTTCAAGGCATAACAAGTGCCATGTCTGAGATTGATGAAAAAACATTAGTAAGAGAGGGATGCCAGACTGCATTACTGGCCCTTCGTTATTCTGGGAATCATCATAGATGCTTCTGGTTTAATGCTGTTGATGAAGTATTATATAAGGTTCTTTCTGGGAGCTGCAGCTCTTCACATCATGGCAAGCTGTTCAATTTAGATTCCAAAGACACTATGAATATACATCCCTATGTATGGGATATACTTGGATATCTAGCAGTACATTGTGACAATGAGCAACTTTCCGTAGGGAAACGGCGGAATAGTTTCTTGCAGGGACTGATATCATGTGCTTG CTCGCTAGCGTTGGATTTAACTCTGAAAAACAGCCCCATGAAATTGTCTAAAGAGGAGCACGAGCCGGCTTTGAGGGCAGTTCTTATGATGCTTCTCTCTCCTAGTCAATTCATTTTCTCTGAGGCAAGTTCTAAATTTCTGGAAGCTTTGCTACCATTAGGCAATGAATATATGAACATCCTCATGTCATCACTAGAATCGAACGTTACCAGAAATCTTACGGCATCTTTTGACTGTATCAAGATCATGACCAACCTCATGAACATAGCATGCTTGTTGATAGTGCAATCTAACCATAGTCTCAACAAGAGGAGTGCTGTAGATGTATTATCCAGCATTATTAAGGAATGTCTGCACGATCATTTGTACATTACGAGATCAAACTTTGCTTCTCATCTGCAATTTTGTTTTGATGGAAGTTCATGCTGCCATCTATCTGAAGAGTGGGAAGGTGAAAATATTGTTTTCTTTTATGGTCTCGTAGTACTGTTTAATCTGCTGAAGAGTGACAGTTTTATTTGTTTTCACTGTAAAAGAAAGAAAGATGGGGGGATTGTGTGCCATGAATGCAGAGATTATTACACCGAAGGTTTGGTTGGAGTCCTCAATCATGCCTTGTGTCAAAACATGAGCCCAGGGCCCAAGTCTTATATTGCACATATACTGAGTTTGTTTGGCCTCTGTGGTTTTCCAAGCAAGTTGGGAGGAAATATGAGAAATGCTTTGTGTGATAATGAGCTAGTCGATCTGGAACTGTTGCTTGCAGATGGTGAATCTCTAAGTGCTCATGTGGCTATCCTATCAGCAAGATGTCCTAGATTATTGCCATCTGAAAAATCTTCTGTCCATGATGGGTCAGTGATTAATTGGGGCAAAGGATCATGCTATCATGTTCGAATGTCTGATCGTGTCGATAGTCACGCTCTGAAGAAAATTTTGGAATATGCATACACTGGGTTGGTCACTGTAGATGATGCCATTGTTAAGCCTGTAAAAACACTTGCAAAGTATTGCCACCTGAGATCGCTGCACTTGATGCTTCAGAAAGAGCAACCCAGATGGCACTCATGTCCCATATATGATCTTACTGCAGCACTCGAACCAGCTAGACATTTATTCTC GGACATCATTTTGGAGGCCCAATCTAATGACAAAATGGAGTGTCACCATGGCTCGTGCCAGTTATCGACTCCTCATATCCATAGCCATAAGATCGTTTTGAGCGTGAGCTGCGATTACCTTCGTGCTTTGTTTCAGTCCGGAATGAATGAGAG CTTTGCAGAGGTTATCAGAGTTCCGATCGGGTGGGAAGCATTGAGAATACTAGTTCAGTGGTTCTACTCAGGCGAGCTGCCTAGAGTTCCACCTGATTGCCGATGGAAGACTATGAGTACAGAAGAGAAACTATCTCTTCTGAAATCTTACGCAGAGCTGTCATCCCTGGCTGACTTCTGGTTCCTGGATGGAGTGAAGGAAGAGAGCCTTGAAGTGTTGACCTCATGCCTGAATTCCAGCACAAACGCCTCCCTCGAGTTCATCGGCTTCGCAGCAAACTTGGGCCAGTGGGAACTGGTGGAGGCTGCCATCAGCAGTGTGGCGCATCTGTACCCCAAGCTGCGAGACTCTGGTCGGTTGGAGCAGCTTGATGAAGACGTGCTCAACATGCTGCGGGCAGAGTATGTCAGGTATTCACAGCGTTGCAACGGAAGAAACTGA